One stretch of Streptomyces sp. MMBL 11-1 DNA includes these proteins:
- a CDS encoding phage tail protein: protein MKAVPEKPSATPPRHDAARAQDLDAVRTPDLDAVHTPSSDAVRIPSPDAVHAPDHGAVLGLSRSEAPRAERATAAPPPDRRSIQRLQRMAGNGAVSRLVAQRYTAPVKTPPAQSARFRTMKADVAAKKTRLAAHAPAAAESKASQDAAVAPPDDKEAQGKAANAEKMNAAKPGEFDKKAFIDAVNKAIDSQAPKNLDEADKFAKSGKADQVKAEVDGKVTDGKESSAKDIDTATKAPPDTSAAKDKEVTPLTPDQAPANPGAPSATDAVPEKQPAAVTDFSEGPAENDKAMADAEVTEEQLAKGNEPEFNEALSAKKTSEADAAKAPAKGKAAEDQQLSTAKQNAAASGAQAMAGLTSTRATAGKQVDGGKNDTKSKDEKKRAEVTAKLQKVYDGTKKDVEDTLSGLDKKVDTAFTSGEKSARDAFTADHKSRMKKYKDKRYSGLMGKGRWIKDKFAGLPKAANDLYQESRKLYVSRMQTVISSVADIIGAELGKAKARIAKGRTELKAEVDKLPSDLRQFGEEAAKDFAGKFDDLEATVNEKSEQLVQDLAQKYTAALNKIDEEIKKLQEANKGLIDKAKDAIVGAIKTINELKNLLLGILAKAASAIMKIIKDPIGFLGNLVKAVGAGLNLFITNIADHLKTGVVSWLLGTAVKAGLDLPQKFDLKGIIQLIGSMLGLTWDNIRTRVTRKGVPDEAMSAVETSVPVAKKLAAEGPAGAVKEIQAEAGDLKATILGKLTTYLIPTVLIAGITWIISLLNPASAFVRAVKGIIDIVTFIVTQGAQIADFVNAVLDAVIAIANGGQAGVPKLIEAALATSVPLLIGFLAALLGIGGLANKVKSVFQSVSRPVTRAIDKIVDFIAKKGKALWTKRKGDKSKTGPEKGQPGEGRTLKPDWETVSFSAGEHGHRLFVVAGGGKATLMVASTEQPVASYLNRVITDEETRPETKQTAQEALQLATAAGGQANEIAKLAVHVPEKKEAASRQKMSKEQAELSGDQKKLADLLKQIFEQKNSIEPWLGKPVADVPKGLLGYDVRPDSGTFLYGGSYSFLQIQRAGGFGSADKLSFPKTHVDPDENVQKGAGILRADMEVIKAYRAEIATHQDKLKHDGAPDLEGNPDGLANQLENGANKKRPFNMGIRKQMEAIVNFLRKGEDLTGIEVKVGQKRIDYTARMRIDDKARHVMIEYKHVTGKLSSERRAELTAKLAAQLTGQIEGGRGKYTTHIIEWPEFSGLDERSQAAFREVIEDAQSLGRRIGVDVRWSG from the coding sequence ATGAAGGCGGTTCCGGAGAAGCCTTCCGCCACGCCGCCCCGCCACGACGCGGCACGCGCCCAGGACCTCGACGCCGTACGCACCCCGGACCTTGACGCCGTACACACCCCAAGCTCCGACGCCGTACGCATCCCGAGCCCCGACGCCGTACACGCACCGGACCACGGGGCGGTCCTCGGACTCTCCCGCTCGGAAGCGCCGCGCGCGGAACGGGCGACCGCGGCCCCGCCCCCCGACCGCCGCTCCATCCAACGGTTGCAGCGCATGGCGGGGAACGGGGCGGTGTCGCGACTGGTCGCCCAGCGGTACACCGCGCCGGTGAAGACGCCGCCGGCGCAGTCGGCCCGCTTCCGCACCATGAAGGCGGATGTGGCGGCGAAGAAGACCCGGCTCGCCGCGCACGCCCCGGCGGCGGCGGAGTCGAAGGCCTCGCAGGACGCGGCGGTGGCCCCGCCGGACGACAAGGAGGCCCAGGGCAAGGCGGCGAACGCCGAGAAGATGAACGCGGCGAAGCCGGGGGAGTTCGACAAGAAGGCGTTCATCGACGCGGTGAACAAGGCCATCGACTCCCAGGCCCCCAAGAACCTCGACGAGGCCGACAAGTTCGCCAAGTCCGGCAAGGCGGACCAGGTCAAGGCGGAGGTCGACGGCAAGGTCACCGACGGCAAGGAGTCCTCCGCCAAGGACATCGACACGGCGACGAAGGCCCCGCCCGACACCTCCGCCGCCAAGGACAAGGAGGTCACCCCGCTCACCCCCGACCAGGCCCCCGCCAACCCCGGCGCCCCCTCCGCGACGGACGCGGTCCCCGAGAAGCAGCCCGCGGCCGTCACGGACTTCTCCGAGGGGCCGGCCGAGAACGACAAGGCGATGGCGGACGCCGAGGTCACCGAGGAACAGCTCGCCAAGGGCAACGAACCGGAGTTCAACGAGGCCCTGTCGGCCAAGAAGACCTCCGAGGCGGACGCGGCGAAGGCCCCCGCGAAGGGAAAGGCGGCGGAGGACCAGCAGCTCTCCACCGCCAAACAGAACGCGGCGGCCTCCGGGGCCCAGGCGATGGCGGGCCTCACCTCCACCCGCGCCACCGCCGGCAAACAGGTCGACGGCGGGAAGAACGACACGAAGTCGAAGGACGAGAAGAAGCGCGCCGAGGTCACGGCGAAACTCCAGAAGGTCTACGACGGCACGAAGAAGGACGTCGAGGACACCCTGTCCGGCCTGGACAAGAAGGTGGACACGGCGTTCACGTCGGGCGAGAAGTCAGCGCGGGACGCGTTCACGGCCGACCACAAGAGCCGGATGAAGAAGTACAAGGACAAGCGGTACTCGGGCCTCATGGGCAAGGGCCGCTGGATCAAGGACAAGTTCGCCGGCCTGCCGAAGGCGGCGAACGACCTCTACCAGGAGTCCCGCAAGCTCTACGTCTCCCGCATGCAGACGGTCATCTCATCGGTGGCGGACATCATCGGCGCCGAACTCGGCAAGGCGAAGGCCCGCATAGCCAAGGGCCGCACGGAGCTGAAGGCGGAAGTCGACAAACTCCCGTCCGACCTCCGTCAGTTCGGCGAGGAGGCGGCGAAGGACTTCGCGGGGAAGTTCGACGACCTGGAAGCCACGGTCAACGAGAAATCGGAGCAACTGGTCCAGGACCTGGCCCAGAAGTACACCGCCGCCCTCAACAAGATCGACGAGGAGATCAAGAAACTCCAGGAGGCCAACAAGGGCCTGATCGACAAGGCGAAGGACGCCATCGTCGGCGCCATCAAGACAATCAACGAGCTGAAGAACCTGCTCCTGGGCATCCTCGCCAAGGCCGCCTCCGCGATCATGAAGATCATCAAGGACCCGATCGGTTTCCTGGGCAACCTGGTGAAAGCGGTCGGCGCGGGCCTGAACCTCTTCATCACGAACATCGCCGACCACCTGAAGACCGGTGTCGTCTCCTGGCTTCTGGGCACAGCGGTGAAGGCGGGCCTGGACCTCCCGCAGAAATTCGACCTCAAGGGAATCATCCAGCTCATCGGCTCGATGCTCGGCCTGACCTGGGACAACATCCGCACCCGCGTCACCCGCAAGGGCGTCCCCGACGAAGCGATGAGCGCGGTCGAAACCTCGGTCCCGGTCGCAAAGAAACTCGCCGCCGAAGGCCCGGCCGGCGCGGTGAAGGAAATCCAGGCCGAAGCCGGCGACCTCAAGGCCACCATCCTCGGCAAACTCACGACCTACCTGATCCCCACGGTCCTCATCGCAGGCATCACCTGGATCATCTCCCTCCTCAACCCCGCCTCCGCATTCGTCCGCGCGGTCAAGGGAATCATCGACATCGTCACGTTCATCGTGACCCAGGGCGCACAGATCGCGGACTTCGTCAACGCGGTCCTGGACGCGGTCATCGCCATCGCCAACGGCGGCCAGGCCGGCGTCCCCAAACTCATCGAAGCCGCCCTCGCCACCAGCGTCCCCCTCCTGATCGGCTTCCTCGCCGCCCTGCTGGGCATCGGCGGCCTGGCCAACAAGGTCAAGTCGGTCTTCCAGTCGGTGTCACGACCGGTCACCCGAGCCATCGACAAGATCGTCGACTTCATCGCCAAGAAGGGCAAAGCGCTCTGGACCAAACGCAAGGGCGATAAGAGCAAGACAGGGCCGGAGAAAGGGCAGCCGGGTGAAGGCCGCACCCTGAAACCAGACTGGGAAACCGTCAGTTTCTCTGCGGGCGAGCACGGGCATCGGCTCTTCGTCGTGGCGGGCGGCGGCAAGGCCACGCTGATGGTCGCCAGCACGGAACAGCCGGTTGCGAGCTACCTCAATCGCGTCATCACCGACGAGGAGACCAGGCCCGAGACCAAGCAGACGGCTCAGGAAGCGCTGCAGTTGGCGACAGCCGCCGGTGGTCAGGCGAACGAGATCGCGAAGCTTGCAGTGCACGTCCCTGAGAAGAAGGAAGCGGCGTCCAGGCAGAAGATGTCCAAGGAGCAGGCGGAGCTCTCCGGTGACCAGAAGAAGCTTGCCGACTTACTCAAACAGATATTCGAGCAGAAGAACTCCATCGAACCTTGGCTCGGCAAACCCGTCGCCGACGTACCGAAGGGACTGCTCGGCTACGACGTGCGGCCGGACAGCGGGACGTTCCTGTACGGCGGGAGCTACTCGTTCCTACAGATTCAACGCGCGGGCGGGTTCGGGTCGGCCGACAAACTTAGCTTCCCGAAGACACACGTGGACCCGGACGAAAATGTACAGAAAGGAGCGGGCATCCTGCGGGCGGACATGGAGGTCATCAAGGCCTATCGCGCCGAGATCGCCACACACCAGGACAAGCTGAAGCACGACGGAGCACCGGATCTCGAGGGAAATCCCGATGGCCTCGCAAACCAACTCGAGAATGGCGCCAACAAGAAACGGCCATTCAACATGGGCATCCGTAAGCAGATGGAAGCCATCGTGAACTTCCTCCGGAAAGGTGAAGATCTTACCGGCATCGAGGTTAAGGTCGGGCAGAAGCGCATCGACTACACGGCAAGGATGCGCATCGACGACAAGGCAAGGCACGTCATGATCGAGTACAAGCATGTGACGGGCAAGCTCAGCAGCGAACGCCGGGCCGAGTTGACGGCTAAGCTGGCAGCCCAGCTCACCGGTCAGATAGAAGGCGGTCGCGGAAAATACACCACGCACATCATCGAGTGGCCTGAGTTCAGCGGCCTCGACGAACGCTCACAAGCGGCGTTCCGTGAGGTCATCGAGGACGCACAGAGCTTGGGTAGGCGGATAGGCGTCGACGTGAGATGGAGCGGGTGA
- a CDS encoding VWA domain-containing protein: protein MRWFQPGTTGPRRRAAGLVLLLLAAGLAPASGVSGVASAVPVPPEPWVTPATLEERLDPGGSTGTDKRVRTPAIPPRPDVVLLVDGTASMADAIASVRKNLPDITGKILAGQPASRFAVATFGDQEVDPGAGFRVLTELTDDLTKVQTGVDGLKTDLGNGSRGPSEDWINGLWQIADGAGGSTVFRDGASPVVVLVGDASSHAPSNGHTIDDTIFALQDKGVRVIGVDVATTIGDGLNGNGDAGDPNYVEDPPTTPGQATRIIEATGGRLLESIDGDRVADAIIEGFDNLPTSVGYRLDACDPHLTVVLDPPTRQLTSGETAHFVETVDVSEDAPQGTTLTCTVQFLLGTQIPGTDTVGPAAVPDPEFQQQISIAVNDVDVPVVTVDDRTARAPDDDGTRIDYTATATDPQDGALPVTCTPPSGSLFPVGTTTVTCSATDSAGNTGADTARFEVLEPVVPPDPPAPPPPPPPPASDLAVRADVSPDRTYVGRPATARFTITNAGPDTATGVVLGTAWPRTDASKDRSVPGLSRCTAARPCTVPAGGRVEVTQRATYRAAVTGDVRATVRGTLPDGRTANNRDVDRLRVLKPSLTVTPQVAKPGQPVLARGKDYPPGETVRFTWNIGITADRSGVRVGREGTFEVQVLVLRKDTLGPRFLRVEARDLPRLRKPVLVVQHNLQPPDFAGRS from the coding sequence GTGCGGTGGTTTCAGCCAGGAACAACGGGGCCGCGAAGGCGAGCGGCCGGGCTCGTACTCCTGCTGCTGGCCGCCGGTCTCGCCCCCGCCTCGGGCGTGAGCGGTGTGGCGTCCGCCGTGCCCGTGCCGCCGGAGCCGTGGGTCACTCCGGCGACGCTGGAGGAGAGGCTCGACCCGGGCGGTTCGACGGGCACGGACAAGCGGGTGCGGACCCCCGCGATCCCGCCCCGGCCGGACGTGGTCCTGCTGGTGGACGGTACGGCGAGCATGGCCGACGCGATCGCCAGCGTCCGGAAGAACCTGCCCGACATCACCGGCAAGATCCTGGCCGGGCAGCCCGCATCACGGTTCGCGGTGGCCACGTTCGGAGACCAGGAGGTCGACCCCGGGGCGGGGTTCCGGGTGCTCACGGAGTTGACGGACGATCTGACGAAGGTGCAGACCGGTGTCGACGGGCTGAAAACCGATCTCGGCAACGGCAGTCGCGGCCCCTCGGAGGACTGGATCAACGGGCTGTGGCAGATAGCCGACGGTGCGGGCGGCTCGACGGTGTTCCGCGACGGCGCGAGCCCGGTCGTGGTGCTCGTCGGCGACGCCTCCAGCCACGCGCCCAGCAACGGCCACACCATCGACGACACGATCTTCGCCCTCCAGGACAAGGGGGTCCGGGTGATCGGTGTCGATGTGGCGACCACGATCGGCGACGGCCTCAACGGCAACGGTGACGCCGGGGACCCGAACTACGTCGAGGACCCGCCCACCACGCCGGGCCAGGCCACTCGCATCATCGAGGCCACCGGCGGCCGGCTGCTCGAAAGCATCGACGGGGACCGGGTCGCCGATGCCATCATCGAGGGCTTCGACAACCTCCCCACCTCCGTCGGCTACCGCCTCGACGCCTGCGACCCGCACCTGACCGTCGTCCTCGACCCGCCCACCCGGCAGCTCACCAGCGGCGAGACCGCGCACTTCGTGGAGACCGTCGATGTGTCGGAGGACGCCCCGCAGGGCACGACGCTGACCTGCACCGTGCAGTTCCTGCTCGGCACCCAGATCCCGGGGACGGACACGGTCGGGCCGGCGGCGGTGCCCGATCCGGAGTTCCAGCAGCAGATCAGCATCGCCGTGAACGACGTCGACGTGCCCGTCGTCACCGTGGACGACCGTACGGCCAGGGCGCCCGACGACGACGGCACCCGCATCGACTACACGGCCACGGCGACGGACCCGCAGGACGGGGCGCTGCCCGTGACCTGCACCCCGCCGTCCGGGTCGCTCTTCCCGGTCGGAACGACGACGGTCACCTGTTCGGCCACGGACTCGGCGGGCAACACGGGGGCGGACACGGCACGGTTCGAGGTGCTGGAACCCGTCGTCCCGCCGGACCCGCCCGCTCCGCCGCCGCCTCCCCCGCCGCCGGCCTCCGACCTCGCGGTACGCGCCGATGTCAGCCCGGACCGTACGTACGTGGGGCGGCCCGCGACAGCCCGGTTCACGATCACGAACGCGGGCCCGGACACGGCGACCGGCGTCGTCCTCGGGACGGCCTGGCCGAGGACGGACGCGTCGAAGGACCGGAGCGTGCCCGGCCTGAGCCGGTGTACGGCGGCGAGGCCCTGCACGGTCCCCGCCGGGGGCCGGGTCGAGGTGACGCAGAGGGCGACGTACCGGGCGGCGGTCACCGGTGACGTACGGGCCACCGTGCGCGGCACCCTGCCCGACGGGCGGACGGCGAACAACCGGGACGTGGACCGGTTGAGGGTCCTCAAGCCCTCGCTGACGGTCACCCCACAGGTGGCGAAACCGGGGCAGCCGGTACTGGCCCGGGGCAAGGACTACCCGCCGGGCGAGACCGTACGTTTCACGTGGAACATCGGCATCACCGCGGACCGGTCCGGCGTACGGGTCGGTCGGGAAGGCACCTTCGAGGTGCAGGTGCTGGTCCTGCGCAAGGACACGCTGGGCCCGCGCTTCCTGCGGGTGGAGGCCCGCGACCTGCCGCGCCTGCGGAAACCGGTCCTGGTCGTGCAGCACAACCTGCAACCACCGGACTTCGCGGGTCGCTCATGA
- a CDS encoding AAA family ATPase, producing MTAGGAGGPDLRDLLARAAAVERRIRHAVELRRSTDPDPDDDFRGLYLTDDSIVRLLDGERARAFPELDEPSAEGSPTGEGAAEAENDSRLARLAREFGLTALDTEILLIALVPDLDDRFEAFYGYLNDDVSRRRPSVGLALGLSGAALSDPAARARLAAGAPLRAGGLLLAEDLNRPFLSRALRVPDRVAAHLLGDDTPDPRLADLLAPWQAVPGVGDPAPLAGVLADGVRLAYLSEDQGGAGTALAASALTRAGRGVLGLDLARLAEDPSPAEAVNALVREARLTGAGLVCAPLDAVSRERPGLLRLLTATPVPTVLVGRAPWDASWSVAPPLLLHAPRVEPSARGALWRDAYRLREDKPLPPAIAPDQLLAPFLLTPEQITGAARSAAQAARLAGGELTADHVRRGARAQNAAGLDRLARRIEPTVTWDDLVLPPDTHTQLRELTARARHRDRVLGEWGMRPGGGRGRGVSALFAGDSGTGKTMSAEVIAADLGLDLYTVDLATVIDKYVGETEKNLERIFTEAAGVNGVLLFDEADAIFGKRSDVKDAHDRYANVESAYLLQRMESFDGLAILATNLRANLDDAFTRRLDLVIDFPVPDPEQRLLLWDRCLGPTLPRGTDLDLPFCAENFELAGGNIRSIAVTSAYLAAEAGGAVTMETVIHAIQREYQKLGRLTLASEFGPYLGLVT from the coding sequence ATGACGGCGGGGGGCGCCGGCGGCCCGGACCTCCGCGACCTGCTCGCCCGGGCGGCGGCCGTGGAGCGGCGCATCCGGCACGCGGTGGAGCTGAGACGGAGCACCGATCCGGACCCGGACGACGACTTCCGGGGGCTGTACCTCACGGACGACAGCATCGTGCGGCTGCTGGATGGGGAGCGGGCCAGGGCCTTTCCGGAGCTGGACGAACCCTCGGCCGAGGGTTCGCCGACCGGGGAGGGGGCCGCCGAGGCGGAGAACGATTCCCGACTGGCCCGCCTTGCCCGGGAGTTCGGCCTCACCGCGCTCGATACGGAGATCCTGCTCATCGCGCTCGTACCGGATCTGGACGACCGCTTCGAGGCGTTCTACGGCTACCTGAACGACGACGTGTCCCGTCGCCGCCCGTCCGTCGGACTGGCCCTGGGCCTGTCCGGCGCGGCCCTCTCCGACCCGGCGGCCCGTGCCCGGCTGGCCGCGGGGGCGCCGCTGCGGGCCGGCGGGCTGCTCCTGGCGGAGGACCTGAACCGCCCGTTCCTGAGCCGTGCGCTGCGGGTGCCGGACCGGGTGGCCGCGCATCTGCTGGGCGACGACACCCCGGACCCGAGGCTGGCGGACCTGCTGGCCCCGTGGCAGGCCGTGCCCGGGGTGGGTGACCCGGCCCCGCTGGCCGGGGTCCTCGCCGACGGCGTCCGGCTGGCCTACCTGAGCGAGGACCAGGGCGGCGCGGGCACGGCGCTGGCCGCGTCGGCGCTGACGCGGGCGGGCCGGGGCGTCCTGGGCCTGGACCTGGCCCGGCTGGCGGAGGACCCGTCGCCCGCCGAGGCGGTGAACGCCCTGGTCCGGGAGGCGCGCCTGACCGGGGCGGGCCTGGTCTGCGCGCCGCTGGACGCGGTGTCCCGGGAGCGCCCGGGGCTGCTCAGGCTCCTCACGGCGACCCCGGTCCCGACGGTCCTGGTGGGGCGGGCGCCCTGGGACGCGTCCTGGTCGGTCGCCCCGCCCCTGCTGCTGCACGCGCCCCGGGTGGAGCCGTCGGCGCGGGGGGCGCTGTGGCGGGACGCGTACCGGCTCCGGGAGGACAAGCCGCTCCCGCCCGCCATCGCCCCGGACCAGCTGCTGGCCCCGTTCCTCCTCACCCCGGAACAGATCACCGGAGCCGCCCGTTCCGCCGCCCAGGCGGCCCGTCTGGCGGGCGGCGAGCTCACCGCGGACCACGTACGGCGGGGGGCCCGCGCCCAGAACGCGGCGGGCCTGGACCGCCTGGCCCGCCGCATCGAACCCACGGTGACCTGGGACGACCTGGTCCTCCCGCCCGACACCCACACCCAGCTCCGCGAACTCACGGCCCGCGCCCGGCACCGCGACCGGGTGCTGGGGGAGTGGGGGATGCGGCCGGGCGGGGGCCGGGGCCGGGGGGTGTCGGCGCTGTTCGCGGGCGACTCCGGCACGGGCAAGACGATGTCGGCGGAGGTGATCGCCGCCGATCTGGGGCTGGACCTGTACACGGTCGACCTGGCGACGGTGATCGACAAGTACGTGGGCGAGACGGAGAAGAACCTGGAGCGGATCTTCACGGAGGCTGCGGGCGTGAACGGCGTGCTCCTCTTCGACGAGGCGGACGCGATCTTCGGCAAACGCTCGGACGTGAAGGACGCGCACGACCGCTACGCCAACGTGGAGAGCGCGTACCTCCTGCAACGCATGGAGTCCTTCGACGGCCTGGCCATCCTCGCCACCAACCTCCGCGCCAACCTGGACGACGCCTTCACCCGCCGCCTGGACCTGGTCATCGACTTCCCGGTCCCGGACCCCGAGCAGCGCCTGCTCCTGTGGGACCGCTGCCTGGGCCCGACCCTCCCGCGCGGCACGGACCTGGACCTGCCCTTCTGCGCCGAGAACTTCGAGCTGGCGGGCGGCAACATCCGCTCGATCGCGGTGACTTCGGCGTACCTGGCGGCGGAGGCGGGGGGCGCGGTGACGATGGAGACGGTGATCCACGCGATCCAGCGGGAGTACCAGAAGCTGGGGCGGCTGACGTTGGCTTCGGAGTTCGGGCCGTATCTGGGGCTGGTGACCTGA
- a CDS encoding DNA-binding protein → MNRPGTLVLDSEGLSKVVADDRRVMALVRGAEQEDMRVVTSILTLIEAHHARVNSARFNWAVSRLNVEPVTEEIGRTAMALLVDAGLHGHKYAIDSVVAATALHAPKPAVVLTSDPEDLTMLCGDRVRIVKV, encoded by the coding sequence ATGAACCGGCCGGGCACCCTCGTCCTGGACAGCGAAGGGCTGTCGAAGGTGGTCGCCGACGACCGCCGGGTCATGGCTCTGGTACGCGGGGCCGAGCAGGAGGACATGCGGGTCGTGACCAGCATCCTCACCCTCATCGAGGCACACCACGCGCGGGTGAACTCAGCCCGCTTCAACTGGGCCGTGTCCCGGCTGAACGTGGAGCCGGTCACCGAGGAGATCGGGCGTACGGCGATGGCGCTGCTCGTCGACGCGGGCCTTCACGGGCACAAGTACGCCATCGACTCCGTGGTCGCCGCCACCGCGCTCCACGCTCCCAAGCCGGCCGTGGTCCTGACCTCCGATCCCGAGGACCTGACCATGCTCTGCGGCGACCGCGTGCGCATCGTCAAGGTCTGA
- a CDS encoding DUF4255 domain-containing protein, whose protein sequence is MIHEVDDVLRALIRAEVLEGRQIAVVFDAPTREWAAKVNAPMVNLYLYDIREDMRRRERGLHNEYDERGAIVARRRPPRFFKLSYLITAWTKRPEDEHRLLSSLLACLLRYEALPPERLAGSLAEVGAAVPMSIALPPPEDRSFADVWSALGGELKPSLDLVISVPVTASPVYEAGPPVGDEGLRAEFGDVPAPVLGEGAGAGGTEAQPGRPGLPVYGSRPGRPAREPSSAPSGGAHGRAVSLRITERRGARSERRGTPPEQGDV, encoded by the coding sequence ATGATCCATGAGGTGGACGACGTCCTGCGGGCCCTGATCCGGGCGGAGGTGCTGGAGGGCCGCCAGATCGCGGTGGTCTTCGACGCCCCGACCCGGGAGTGGGCGGCCAAGGTCAACGCCCCGATGGTCAACCTCTACCTCTACGACATCCGCGAGGACATGCGGCGGCGGGAGCGCGGCCTGCACAACGAGTACGACGAGCGCGGGGCGATCGTCGCGCGGCGCCGCCCGCCACGCTTCTTCAAGCTGTCGTACCTGATCACGGCGTGGACGAAGCGCCCGGAGGACGAACACCGGCTGCTCTCCTCGCTGCTGGCGTGCCTGCTGCGGTACGAGGCGCTGCCGCCGGAGCGGCTGGCGGGCTCGCTGGCCGAGGTCGGGGCCGCCGTCCCGATGTCGATCGCGCTGCCGCCGCCGGAGGACCGGTCGTTCGCCGATGTGTGGAGTGCGCTCGGGGGCGAGCTGAAGCCCTCGCTGGATCTGGTGATCAGCGTTCCGGTGACGGCCTCGCCGGTCTACGAGGCGGGCCCGCCGGTGGGCGACGAGGGGCTGCGGGCCGAGTTCGGGGACGTACCCGCGCCGGTGCTCGGGGAGGGCGCGGGCGCCGGCGGGACGGAGGCGCAGCCGGGCCGGCCGGGTCTGCCGGTGTACGGGTCGCGTCCCGGGCGGCCGGCCCGGGAGCCTTCCTCCGCACCCTCGGGCGGGGCGCACGGACGGGCGGTGTCGTTACGGATCACCGAGCGGCGGGGTGCGCGCTCGGAAAGACGGGGTACGCCGCCTGAGCAAGGGGACGTATGA
- a CDS encoding response regulator transcription factor produces the protein MERITVVLRAQDPISQAGVASQLRARPEVTVVDRDDGEPTPQVVVMVVDAVDDEVLRVLRNIQRTSTCRTVLVTTDIDEQKLVSAAECGVAGVVRRSESTPDHLVQVIGTVARGEGHLPSDLLGRLLEEVGRLQGQVLGPRGLHFTGLAAREVDVLRLVAEGYDTADIATKLAYSERTIKNVLHSVMTRLQLRNRSHAVAYAMRQGLI, from the coding sequence ATGGAGCGCATCACTGTCGTTTTACGCGCGCAGGACCCGATCTCCCAGGCGGGAGTGGCCAGTCAGCTACGGGCCCGCCCCGAGGTCACCGTGGTCGACCGGGACGACGGCGAGCCGACGCCCCAGGTCGTGGTCATGGTGGTGGACGCGGTGGACGACGAGGTTCTGCGCGTCCTGCGCAACATCCAGCGCACCAGCACCTGCCGCACGGTGCTGGTGACCACGGACATCGACGAACAGAAGCTGGTCAGCGCGGCGGAGTGCGGCGTCGCGGGGGTCGTCAGGCGGTCCGAATCGACCCCGGACCATCTGGTTCAGGTCATCGGCACGGTGGCCCGGGGCGAGGGGCATCTCCCCTCCGACCTGCTCGGACGCCTCCTCGAAGAGGTCGGCAGGCTCCAGGGTCAGGTGCTCGGCCCGCGCGGCCTGCACTTCACCGGCCTGGCCGCGCGTGAGGTGGACGTGCTGCGGCTGGTCGCCGAGGGGTACGACACCGCGGACATCGCGACGAAGCTGGCGTACTCCGAGCGCACGATCAAGAACGTGCTGCACTCGGTGATGACCCGTCTGCAACTGCGTAACCGCTCCCACGCGGTGGCGTACGCGATGCGCCAGGGCCTCATCTGA